The proteins below are encoded in one region of Neoasaia chiangmaiensis:
- a CDS encoding SCO family protein, with protein sequence MSGKKTWSARRVLLVAVVLAFALGWTGFRVASRYGMPLTTNGNEVGGSFRLTSLGEGSVTEGDFRGYWILMWFFDTHCPKDTCGPVLKTMSDAYVALGKDGIRVAPLVVTLDPVNDEAKQLQDYVLPLGHEDVPLTAAPNMIERVAKEFHAPIETIKAPDGTTYHRPAPRIVIMDPAGHYAGTVDADIGTDGLVSRLHELAHHG encoded by the coding sequence ATGAGCGGTAAAAAGACGTGGAGCGCCCGACGCGTTCTGTTGGTGGCGGTTGTGCTGGCGTTCGCGTTGGGCTGGACGGGTTTTCGCGTGGCATCGCGTTACGGCATGCCGCTGACGACGAACGGCAATGAGGTCGGCGGCTCGTTCCGTCTGACGTCGCTGGGCGAAGGCAGCGTGACGGAAGGCGATTTCCGGGGCTACTGGATCCTGATGTGGTTCTTCGACACGCATTGCCCGAAGGACACCTGTGGCCCCGTGCTGAAAACGATGAGCGATGCCTATGTGGCGCTGGGCAAGGACGGTATCCGCGTGGCGCCGCTGGTGGTCACGCTGGACCCCGTCAATGACGAGGCGAAGCAGCTTCAGGACTATGTGCTGCCGCTGGGGCATGAGGATGTGCCGCTGACGGCCGCGCCGAACATGATCGAGCGGGTGGCGAAGGAATTCCATGCGCCGATCGAGACCATCAAGGCGCCGGACGGCACCACCTATCACCGTCCCGCGCCGCGCATCGTCATCATGGATCCGGCCGGACATTATGCCGGCACCGTGGATGCGGATATCGGCACGGACGGCCTCGTGTCCCGGTTGCATGAGCTGGCGCATCACGGGTGA
- a CDS encoding TetR family transcriptional regulator gives MPQDHNAPPTEPDLEAFDDALLDAAMNLAAMSGWRRLTLVDAAREAGLPVDAVRARFPFKHMLLTRLGRIADESALRDDGAGITVRERVFDLLMRRFDVFQQYREGIRAVLHALPYDPPLAALMAVLTLDTMKWIADVAGVDTEGLRGKIAVNGIAGIWAYTLRAWEKDESLDLSSTMAALDQALDRAERFSLLRPSATQRMAEAAGATGGVPDHPLELES, from the coding sequence GTGCCACAAGACCATAACGCACCGCCGACCGAACCCGACCTGGAAGCTTTCGATGACGCCTTGCTGGACGCCGCGATGAATCTCGCCGCCATGTCCGGATGGCGGCGCCTGACACTCGTCGATGCCGCCCGGGAAGCCGGTCTGCCGGTCGATGCGGTGCGCGCCCGCTTTCCCTTCAAGCACATGCTGCTGACACGCCTTGGCCGCATCGCCGACGAATCGGCACTGCGCGACGACGGCGCGGGCATCACGGTGCGCGAACGCGTGTTCGACCTGCTGATGCGCCGGTTCGACGTGTTCCAGCAATATCGCGAGGGCATCCGCGCCGTCCTGCACGCACTCCCCTACGATCCGCCCCTCGCCGCGCTCATGGCCGTCCTGACGCTCGATACGATGAAATGGATCGCCGACGTCGCGGGCGTGGATACGGAAGGGCTGCGCGGCAAGATCGCCGTCAACGGTATCGCCGGAATCTGGGCCTACACGCTGCGCGCCTGGGAAAAGGACGAAAGTCTTGACCTGTCCTCCACGATGGCGGCCCTCGATCAGGCGCTCGACCGCGCCGAACGCTTCTCGCTGCTGCGCCCCTCGGCCACGCAGCGCATGGCCGAAGCCGCCGGGGCGACCGGCGGCGTGCCGGACCATCCCCTTGAACTCGAATCGTAA
- the proC gene encoding pyrroline-5-carboxylate reductase: MTDPVLPRVLLVGRGKMGGALWSGWLRKGLAPSVVLDRHGTAVPAPHRVAKTPADIPQDFQPDFIILAVKPVAAADAIAAIAPWLPGAVLISVMAGRTVAGLRDIAGRSGCRPPVLRAMPNTPAEIGQGITGAYASDDVSPARRAQAEALLSAVGAVAWVTDEAQIDIVTAISGSGPAYVFLLAELLEKTGLAHGLPAQTARLLARGTVSGAGALLAVSPEESDTLRRNVTSPNGTTAAALSVLMTSEAWPKTIDQAISAAAARARELAQ, encoded by the coding sequence ATGACCGATCCAGTCCTGCCGCGCGTCCTGCTCGTCGGACGCGGGAAAATGGGCGGCGCCCTGTGGTCGGGGTGGCTGCGCAAGGGGCTGGCCCCCTCCGTCGTGCTGGACCGGCACGGCACCGCCGTTCCAGCACCACATCGGGTCGCGAAAACACCTGCGGACATCCCGCAGGATTTCCAGCCCGACTTCATCATCCTCGCGGTCAAGCCCGTTGCGGCAGCCGACGCCATCGCCGCCATCGCGCCCTGGCTGCCCGGCGCGGTCCTCATCTCCGTCATGGCCGGTCGCACGGTCGCCGGCCTGCGGGACATCGCCGGCCGTTCCGGCTGCCGACCGCCGGTGCTGCGCGCCATGCCCAACACCCCCGCCGAGATCGGGCAGGGCATCACCGGGGCCTATGCCAGCGACGATGTCTCGCCAGCCCGCCGTGCGCAGGCCGAAGCCCTGCTGAGTGCCGTCGGCGCGGTCGCATGGGTGACGGACGAGGCACAGATCGACATCGTGACGGCCATATCCGGCAGCGGCCCGGCCTATGTCTTCCTTCTCGCGGAACTGCTGGAGAAAACCGGCCTCGCACATGGCTTGCCAGCGCAAACCGCGCGGCTGCTCGCGCGCGGGACCGTCTCCGGCGCGGGCGCCCTTTTGGCCGTCTCGCCGGAAGAAAGCGATACGCTCCGGCGGAACGTGACCAGCCCCAACGGCACCACGGCAGCCGCCCTGTCCGTGCTCATGACGTCCGAGGCATGGCCGAAGACCATCGACCAGGCCATCTCCGCCGCTGCGGCGCGCGCGCGGGAACTTGCGCAATGA
- a CDS encoding type III secretion system chaperone family protein, giving the protein MPAVSLSSPVSQDANPLDLMEQIVNGYEWAFDRRNDSEMAAEAPGKWCDYGLYFSWSREISAMQFTCTFDLKSPVNRRRALYELIALANERLWIGHFSLDLDTGMPVFRHAVLLRGATSLASESMEDMIDIALTECERFYPAFQFTLWGGKSPAEALEAAMLDCAGEA; this is encoded by the coding sequence ATGCCCGCCGTTTCCCTCTCCTCCCCCGTCTCGCAGGACGCCAATCCGCTCGATCTGATGGAACAGATCGTCAACGGCTACGAATGGGCTTTCGATCGCCGCAACGATTCCGAAATGGCCGCCGAGGCACCGGGAAAATGGTGCGATTACGGCCTTTACTTCTCGTGGTCGCGCGAAATCTCGGCCATGCAGTTCACCTGCACCTTCGACCTCAAATCACCCGTCAACCGCCGCCGCGCGCTCTACGAACTCATTGCGCTGGCCAACGAACGCCTCTGGATCGGGCATTTCAGCCTCGATCTCGACACCGGCATGCCCGTCTTCCGCCATGCCGTCCTTCTGCGTGGCGCAACCTCCCTGGCATCCGAAAGCATGGAAGACATGATCGATATCGCCCTCACCGAATGCGAGCGCTTCTATCCTGCCTTCCAGTTCACGCTCTGGGGCGGCAAATCCCCCGCCGAAGCCCTTGAAGCCGCCATGCTGGACTGCGCCGGCGAAGCATGA
- a CDS encoding accessory factor UbiK family protein, giving the protein MPERPRFFDDLAGVAGGAFSALHGLREEVQSMVRSRIDEVLASLDLVRREELDIVREMAAHARTGQEDAEARLATIEERLHELEKHRKGNHGHHDNHGDGPQG; this is encoded by the coding sequence ATGCCAGAACGGCCACGCTTTTTCGACGACCTCGCCGGGGTCGCGGGTGGCGCCTTTTCCGCCCTTCATGGCCTGCGCGAGGAAGTGCAGTCCATGGTCCGTAGCCGGATCGACGAGGTGCTGGCCTCGCTCGATCTCGTCCGACGGGAGGAACTCGACATCGTCCGCGAGATGGCCGCCCACGCCCGGACCGGCCAGGAAGACGCCGAGGCACGCCTCGCCACCATCGAGGAACGCCTTCACGAGCTCGAGAAACACCGCAAAGGCAATCACGGACACCACGACAATCACGGCGACGGCCCGCAGGGCTGA
- the rfaD gene encoding ADP-glyceromanno-heptose 6-epimerase, translating to MIIVTGGAGFIGSCLHAALKARGKQTVVVDRLRDGGKWRNLAHHAPDRIVTPEELPGFLDAAPAVEAVFHLGAISATTARDGDLVWSTNVVLSETLMNWCAARAVPFIYASSAATYGSADRPELFSDAPARLETLRPLNLYGWSKHVFDRHLLAARDRGEAMPPQWAGLKFFNVYGPNEYHKGSMISVVKVKYDEVMRGGPARLFRSDRSDMADGAQVRDFIWVGDVVDVLLWFYDHPGVSGLYNCGTGVARTYLDLAHAVCDAAGKPREVAFIDMPEALRGQYQSYTCADLTRLRAAGCDIAFTSLEDGIARYVRDYLATPDPYV from the coding sequence ATGATTATCGTCACCGGCGGTGCCGGATTTATCGGCTCATGCCTGCATGCGGCGCTCAAGGCGCGGGGGAAGCAGACGGTCGTCGTCGATCGGCTGCGCGATGGCGGCAAGTGGCGCAATCTGGCGCATCATGCGCCCGATCGTATCGTGACGCCGGAAGAACTGCCGGGCTTTCTGGACGCCGCCCCGGCTGTGGAGGCGGTTTTCCACCTGGGGGCGATCAGCGCGACGACGGCGCGCGACGGCGATCTTGTCTGGTCCACGAATGTCGTGCTTTCCGAAACCCTGATGAACTGGTGCGCGGCGCGGGCGGTTCCTTTCATCTATGCGTCCTCCGCCGCCACTTATGGCAGTGCCGATCGGCCGGAGCTGTTTTCCGATGCGCCGGCGCGGCTGGAGACGTTGCGGCCGCTCAATCTCTACGGCTGGTCGAAGCATGTGTTCGACCGGCATCTGCTGGCGGCCCGGGACCGGGGCGAGGCGATGCCGCCGCAATGGGCGGGGCTGAAGTTCTTCAATGTCTATGGCCCGAACGAATACCACAAGGGCAGCATGATCTCGGTCGTGAAGGTGAAATACGACGAGGTGATGCGCGGCGGCCCGGCGCGGCTGTTCCGGTCCGACCGTTCGGACATGGCCGATGGCGCGCAGGTGCGGGATTTCATCTGGGTCGGCGATGTGGTGGACGTGCTGCTGTGGTTTTACGACCATCCCGGCGTCAGCGGGCTCTACAATTGCGGCACCGGTGTTGCGCGCACCTATCTCGATCTGGCGCATGCGGTGTGCGATGCGGCTGGCAAACCGCGTGAGGTGGCATTCATCGACATGCCGGAGGCATTGCGCGGGCAGTATCAGTCCTATACCTGCGCCGATCTGACACGTCTTCGCGCGGCGGGATGCGATATTGCGTTCACATCGCTGGAAGACGGCATTGCACGCTATGTTCGCGACTATCTCGCGACGCCCGATCCCTACGTATAG
- the lgt gene encoding prolipoprotein diacylglyceryl transferase, translated as MTAFLMPFPQFDPVAIHLGPVGIHWYALAYIVSLAAGWMIARRLCALAPVVATREQVDDFASWAVLGVVLGGRLGYILFYKPGFYLTHPLAILQVWYGGMSFHGGALGVIIALAWFSWKQKLNFLAFSDRITAIVPLGLGIGRCANFVNGELWGRPASPDLPWAMVFPYGGPLPRHPSELYEALAEGLVLLTVTLLAVSRPWVRVRFGFSSGLFLFGYAVARCFCEMFREPDSFIGFLPFGVTMGQVLSVPMAIAGLGLMAYGMRHPRAVAAHA; from the coding sequence ATGACCGCTTTCCTGATGCCGTTCCCCCAGTTCGACCCGGTGGCGATCCATCTCGGGCCGGTTGGCATTCACTGGTATGCCCTGGCCTATATCGTCTCGCTGGCGGCGGGGTGGATGATCGCGCGGCGCCTGTGCGCGCTGGCGCCGGTCGTGGCGACGCGCGAGCAGGTGGACGATTTTGCATCCTGGGCCGTTCTGGGCGTCGTTCTGGGCGGCCGGCTGGGGTACATCCTGTTCTACAAGCCGGGTTTCTATCTCACGCACCCGCTGGCCATTCTGCAGGTCTGGTATGGCGGCATGTCGTTTCACGGCGGGGCACTGGGTGTGATTATCGCGCTGGCCTGGTTCTCCTGGAAGCAGAAGCTGAACTTTCTGGCGTTTTCGGACCGCATCACCGCCATCGTGCCGCTGGGGCTGGGCATCGGGCGCTGCGCCAACTTCGTGAACGGCGAATTATGGGGGCGCCCGGCCTCGCCCGATCTGCCGTGGGCCATGGTTTTCCCCTATGGTGGGCCTCTGCCGCGTCATCCGTCCGAACTCTATGAGGCATTGGCCGAGGGGCTGGTATTGCTGACCGTCACGCTGCTGGCTGTCAGCCGTCCGTGGGTTCGGGTGCGGTTCGGTTTTTCCTCCGGGCTGTTCCTGTTCGGCTATGCCGTGGCGCGTTGCTTCTGCGAGATGTTCCGCGAGCCCGACAGTTTCATCGGTTTTCTGCCGTTCGGCGTGACGATGGGGCAGGTGCTGAGCGTGCCGATGGCGATCGCGGGCCTCGGCCTCATGGCCTACGGCATGCGTCACCCGCGCGCGGTGGCCGCTCATGCGTGA
- the pgeF gene encoding peptidoglycan editing factor PgeF yields the protein MRDMPRGWVIPTANLADVPHGFFTRRGGVSPAPFDSLNCSLSSRDLAENVATNRTRVAAYLGVAGEALLGLTQVHSSDVVTVRRGAALWATGRGLRADALVSDDPNVALGVITADCAPVLFADDDGHVVGAAHAGWRGAAGGILEATVEAMRALGARDIRATVGPCIASTRYEVGPDMRAAVLAVDAQAARWFLPAARPGHFMFDLPGYCLARLRRAGLRRIEALGLDTLRDRRRFFSHRRRTLAGGGAIGHQISAIRAASR from the coding sequence ATGCGTGACATGCCGCGTGGCTGGGTGATTCCGACGGCCAATCTTGCAGATGTGCCGCATGGCTTTTTCACCCGTCGGGGCGGGGTGTCTCCGGCCCCGTTCGACAGCCTGAACTGCTCCCTGTCTTCCCGGGATCTGGCGGAGAACGTCGCGACCAACCGGACGCGCGTGGCGGCCTATCTCGGCGTGGCGGGCGAAGCGCTGCTGGGGCTGACGCAGGTGCATTCGAGCGATGTCGTGACGGTGCGGCGCGGTGCGGCGCTTTGGGCGACGGGGCGCGGGCTGCGTGCGGATGCGCTGGTGAGCGACGATCCGAACGTGGCGCTGGGCGTTATCACGGCGGATTGCGCGCCAGTGCTGTTTGCCGACGATGACGGACATGTCGTGGGTGCGGCGCATGCCGGATGGCGTGGTGCGGCAGGCGGCATATTGGAAGCGACGGTCGAGGCCATGCGGGCGCTGGGCGCGCGCGATATCCGCGCGACGGTGGGGCCGTGCATCGCGTCGACGCGTTATGAGGTGGGACCGGATATGCGGGCGGCCGTTCTGGCCGTCGATGCGCAGGCGGCGCGCTGGTTTCTGCCGGCGGCGCGGCCGGGCCATTTCATGTTCGACCTGCCGGGTTATTGTCTGGCGCGACTGCGGCGCGCCGGTTTGCGCCGGATCGAGGCGCTGGGTCTCGACACCTTGCGCGACAGACGCCGATTTTTCAGCCATCGTCGCCGGACATTGGCTGGTGGCGGGGCGATCGGCCACCAGATTTCCGCCATTCGTGCGGCCTCCCGCTGA
- the cls gene encoding cardiolipin synthase yields MNWHWLGPASVFTLQVIFIIRALLRPHRQPTSRIAWVAIIGALPIVGILAYLLLGETNPGRALVTRIHAAMRQVPIPGKTSETLLDVEDAYRLPPRAVPLFRMGQSINGYPPMGGNSAALMADSNAAIDAMVADIDRARQHVHICFYIWLTDHNGMKMVEALRRAARRGVTCRVMADDLGSRKLIHHRAWRDMAQDGVQLVRALPIGSILLRPLHGRFDMRNHRKVVVIDNRVTYCGSQNCADPEFRVKARYAPWVDLVARFEGPVALQNQHLFATDWMSQTSEDLTPLLASATVPQEPGFVAQVVASGAATRYEAMPEMFIALMDSATDELMITTPYYVPDEAIQTALRASAHRGVRTTLIMPQRNDSWIVAGASRSYYLELLQAGVRILEYPHGLLHTKSLTVDGTTTLIGSANMDRRSFDLNFENNILLFDPAFTIQVRERQQHYLDASQEITIDMVKAWPTWRVLWNNVLATIGPVL; encoded by the coding sequence ATGAACTGGCACTGGCTCGGCCCGGCAAGCGTCTTCACGCTGCAGGTGATCTTCATCATTCGCGCCCTTCTGCGGCCTCATCGCCAACCCACGTCACGCATTGCATGGGTCGCCATCATCGGCGCCCTGCCGATCGTGGGCATACTGGCCTATCTCCTGCTCGGCGAGACGAATCCCGGCCGTGCGCTGGTCACACGCATCCACGCCGCGATGCGCCAGGTCCCCATTCCCGGCAAGACGAGCGAGACATTGCTGGACGTTGAAGACGCCTATCGCCTGCCACCGCGCGCCGTGCCGCTTTTCCGCATGGGCCAGTCCATCAACGGCTATCCACCCATGGGCGGCAACAGCGCCGCCCTGATGGCCGATTCCAATGCCGCCATCGATGCGATGGTCGCCGATATCGATCGCGCCCGGCAACATGTCCATATCTGCTTCTATATCTGGCTGACCGACCATAACGGCATGAAGATGGTCGAAGCCCTGCGGCGCGCGGCGCGACGCGGGGTCACATGCCGCGTCATGGCGGACGATCTCGGCTCGCGCAAACTCATCCATCACCGCGCCTGGCGCGACATGGCACAGGATGGCGTGCAACTCGTGCGCGCCCTGCCCATCGGCAGCATCCTGCTGCGCCCGCTGCACGGGCGATTCGACATGCGCAACCATCGCAAGGTCGTCGTCATCGACAACCGCGTGACCTATTGCGGCAGCCAGAACTGCGCCGATCCCGAATTCCGCGTCAAAGCCAGATATGCCCCCTGGGTCGATCTGGTCGCGCGCTTCGAAGGCCCGGTCGCGCTGCAAAACCAGCATCTGTTCGCCACCGACTGGATGTCCCAGACGAGCGAGGACCTCACCCCTCTGCTCGCCTCGGCAACCGTGCCGCAGGAACCCGGCTTCGTGGCGCAGGTCGTCGCCTCCGGGGCCGCCACGCGCTACGAAGCCATGCCGGAGATGTTCATCGCCCTCATGGATTCGGCGACCGACGAACTGATGATTACCACCCCGTATTACGTGCCGGACGAAGCCATCCAGACCGCCCTGCGCGCCAGCGCCCATCGCGGCGTGCGCACGACGCTGATCATGCCGCAACGCAACGATTCATGGATCGTTGCCGGCGCCAGCCGCAGCTACTACCTCGAACTCCTGCAAGCCGGCGTGCGGATTCTCGAATATCCGCATGGCCTGCTGCACACCAAATCCCTGACCGTCGACGGCACAACGACGCTGATCGGCTCGGCCAACATGGATCGACGCAGCTTCGACCTGAATTTCGAGAACAACATCCTGCTTTTCGATCCCGCCTTCACGATACAGGTCCGTGAACGGCAGCAACATTATCTGGACGCCAGCCAGGAGATCACCATCGACATGGTCAAGGCCTGGCCCACCTGGCGCGTGCTCTGGAACAACGTGCTGGCGACGATCGGCCCCGTTCTATGA
- a CDS encoding ribose-phosphate pyrophosphokinase: protein MKIVACNSNLPLARAVAQELRLPLCKVSVRRFADAEVFVEIQENVRGEDVFVIQSTCSPTNDNLMELLIMLDALRRGSARRVTAVMPYFGYARQDRKSGPRTPISAKLVANLLVEAGANRILTMDLHAMQIQGFFDIPVDNLYAAPLFKRDIHARHDGENLMIVSPDVGGVVRARQLAQRLNTDLAIIDKRRERAGVSEVMNVIGDVSGRYCILVDDIVDSGGSLCNAAEALMKHGAAGVEAYVTHGVLTGSAIERIGGSPLKMLTLTDSIPATEALENTPNIRQITTANLLARAMSAVADESSVSSLFD, encoded by the coding sequence ATGAAGATCGTTGCCTGCAACAGCAATCTCCCGCTGGCGCGCGCCGTCGCGCAGGAGCTTCGCCTGCCATTGTGCAAGGTTTCCGTCCGGCGGTTCGCGGATGCGGAAGTGTTCGTCGAAATTCAGGAGAACGTGCGCGGCGAGGATGTTTTCGTCATCCAGAGCACCTGTTCGCCGACGAATGACAACCTGATGGAGCTGCTCATCATGCTGGACGCGCTGCGGCGCGGTTCGGCGCGCCGGGTGACGGCGGTGATGCCGTATTTCGGCTATGCGCGGCAGGATCGCAAATCGGGACCGCGCACGCCGATCAGCGCCAAGCTGGTGGCCAATCTGCTTGTGGAGGCGGGCGCCAACCGCATTCTGACCATGGACCTGCATGCGATGCAGATTCAGGGTTTTTTCGACATCCCGGTGGATAACCTCTATGCCGCGCCGCTTTTCAAGCGCGATATCCATGCGCGTCATGACGGAGAGAACCTGATGATCGTGTCGCCCGATGTCGGTGGCGTGGTGCGGGCACGACAGCTGGCGCAACGCCTGAACACCGATCTGGCGATCATCGACAAGCGCCGCGAGCGGGCGGGTGTTTCCGAGGTGATGAACGTGATCGGCGATGTGTCCGGGCGTTATTGCATTCTGGTGGACGATATCGTCGACAGTGGCGGATCGCTGTGCAATGCGGCGGAAGCGCTGATGAAACATGGTGCGGCGGGGGTCGAGGCCTACGTGACACACGGTGTGTTGACCGGCAGCGCCATTGAACGGATCGGTGGTTCGCCCTTGAAGATGCTGACATTGACCGACAGTATTCCGGCAACCGAGGCGCTGGAGAACACGCCCAACATCCGCCAGATCACCACGGCCAATCTCCTGGCGCGCGCGATGAGCGCCGTCGCTGACGAAAGCTCCGTTTCGTCGCTGTTCGATTGA
- a CDS encoding histidine phosphatase family protein, translating to MLLSRPYWYLRHGETDWNAQGLSQGRTDIPLNATGEAQAIKAGERLAAHWRDGASPITRIVASPLSRALRTAEAARDAIATSSGVELPLTTDPQLEEVCFGEKEGHPMGDWYDPWIEGRFLPQGCEPFAELTARAAGAVNRALEGEGMPLIVAHGALFRALRAAMGLPINVRLANAVPLYITPGAEGWNIKAFSE from the coding sequence ATGCTGCTGTCCCGCCCCTACTGGTATCTTCGTCACGGCGAGACGGACTGGAACGCGCAGGGGCTCTCTCAGGGGCGAACGGATATTCCACTGAATGCAACTGGCGAGGCGCAGGCGATCAAGGCCGGCGAACGCCTTGCCGCGCATTGGCGCGATGGCGCCTCGCCGATCACGCGGATCGTTGCCTCGCCGCTCAGCCGTGCATTGCGCACGGCCGAGGCGGCGCGCGATGCGATTGCGACGTCGAGCGGCGTGGAGCTGCCGCTGACGACCGATCCGCAGCTTGAGGAGGTCTGCTTCGGGGAGAAGGAAGGCCATCCGATGGGGGATTGGTACGATCCCTGGATCGAAGGCAGGTTCCTCCCGCAGGGATGCGAACCTTTCGCCGAACTGACGGCGCGGGCCGCCGGTGCGGTCAATCGGGCGCTGGAAGGTGAGGGCATGCCGCTGATCGTGGCGCATGGCGCGCTTTTCCGGGCGTTGCGGGCGGCGATGGGTTTGCCGATCAACGTGCGCCTGGCCAACGCTGTCCCGCTTTACATCACGCCGGGGGCGGAAGGCTGGAACATCAAGGCTTTTTCCGAGTGA
- a CDS encoding 50S ribosomal protein L25/general stress protein Ctc, producing MATNLTTLEVSSRAKAGKGAARATRRAGLVPGVIYGAKQEPTLIQIDPRVILKEMVRGGWRSRLYELPVDGTPVRALMREVQLHPVTDAPIHIDFQRLAPGEKVHVTVSIHVTGEESAPGIKRGGVLNLIRHTVEVLADVDNIPASFNVDLSKLDIHDNVRWDDLEGTEHVTPLLQIPNFVIATIAPPTVDAEMEAEAAAKAAAEAEAAAKPGAKKK from the coding sequence GTGGCTACGAATCTGACGACTCTCGAAGTCTCTTCGCGCGCGAAGGCTGGTAAGGGGGCAGCGCGCGCAACGAGACGTGCCGGTCTGGTGCCCGGCGTGATCTACGGTGCCAAGCAGGAGCCGACGCTGATCCAGATCGATCCGCGCGTGATCCTCAAGGAGATGGTGCGTGGCGGCTGGCGTTCGCGCCTGTATGAACTGCCCGTCGACGGCACGCCGGTGCGTGCGCTGATGCGCGAAGTTCAACTGCATCCGGTGACCGATGCGCCGATCCATATCGACTTCCAGCGTCTGGCGCCGGGCGAGAAGGTTCACGTCACGGTTTCCATCCATGTGACCGGCGAAGAGTCCGCACCGGGCATCAAGCGTGGTGGCGTGCTGAACCTGATCCGTCATACGGTTGAGGTTCTGGCGGATGTGGACAACATTCCGGCCAGCTTCAATGTGGATCTGAGCAAGCTCGACATCCATGACAACGTGCGCTGGGACGATCTGGAAGGCACGGAGCATGTTACGCCGCTGTTGCAGATCCCGAACTTCGTGATCGCGACCATCGCGCCGCCGACGGTCGATGCCGAGATGGAAGCCGAAGCGGCCGCCAAGGCTGCGGCGGAAGCGGAAGCCGCCGCCAAGCCGGGTGCGAAGAAGAAGTAA
- the pth gene encoding aminoacyl-tRNA hydrolase, producing the protein MLLWTGLGNPEPGMRRHRHNIGFMAVDRIAERHGFGPWRNRFRGETADGVIAGQKIVLLKPMTYMNASGDSVQQTARFYKLPVADITAFHDELDLAFCKVRVKRGGGAAGHNGLRSMDRTLNDQNYQRVRLGIGHPGHKDRVTGHVLGDFAKAEQNELEALLDAVADAAPLLAKGEPEAFMTRIAMLCGEKR; encoded by the coding sequence ATGTTGCTTTGGACCGGGCTCGGCAATCCGGAGCCCGGAATGCGGCGTCACCGCCATAACATCGGCTTCATGGCGGTCGACCGGATCGCCGAGCGCCATGGGTTCGGCCCGTGGCGCAATCGTTTCCGCGGCGAAACCGCGGACGGCGTCATTGCCGGACAGAAGATCGTTCTGCTGAAGCCGATGACGTATATGAATGCGTCCGGCGACAGCGTGCAGCAGACGGCACGCTTCTACAAATTGCCGGTGGCCGACATCACCGCCTTTCATGACGAACTGGACCTTGCGTTCTGCAAGGTGCGGGTGAAGCGCGGCGGTGGCGCGGCGGGACATAATGGCTTGCGGTCGATGGACCGGACGCTGAACGATCAGAATTATCAACGCGTGCGTCTGGGCATCGGGCATCCGGGCCACAAGGACCGCGTGACCGGCCATGTGCTGGGCGATTTCGCGAAAGCGGAACAAAACGAACTCGAAGCACTTCTGGATGCGGTGGCCGATGCGGCGCCGTTGCTTGCCAAAGGCGAGCCGGAAGCGTTCATGACCAGAATTGCCATGCTGTGTGGGGAGAAGCGCTGA